In Kineococcus sp. NBC_00420, a single genomic region encodes these proteins:
- a CDS encoding ThuA domain-containing protein → MTIRVTVWGENRHEQLEPAVAQRYPTGMHGAVAEGIEANLGSGVTVRTATLDQPEHGLTEEVLQNTDVLTWWGHAAHGDVSDEVVERVHRHVLAGMGLIVLHSGHWSKIFQKLMGTSCTLRWRSEHDRELLWTIDPTHPIAQGVPHPLIIEEDEMYGEFFDIPAPDEIVFISSFTGGEVFRSGITFKRGFGKIFYFRPGDQDFPTYFHEGVRKVISNAVEWAVTVRPERTDPVLLRYDTEDFYNGQGYQGALDPEKQQ, encoded by the coding sequence ATGACCATCAGAGTGACCGTGTGGGGCGAGAACCGCCACGAACAGCTGGAACCCGCGGTGGCGCAGCGCTACCCGACCGGGATGCACGGTGCCGTCGCCGAGGGCATCGAGGCCAACCTCGGTTCCGGCGTGACCGTCCGGACGGCGACCCTGGACCAGCCCGAGCACGGGTTGACCGAGGAGGTCCTGCAGAACACCGACGTCCTCACCTGGTGGGGGCACGCCGCGCACGGCGACGTCTCCGACGAGGTCGTGGAGCGGGTCCACCGGCACGTGCTGGCCGGGATGGGGCTCATCGTCCTGCACTCCGGGCACTGGTCGAAGATCTTCCAGAAGCTCATGGGGACCTCGTGCACGTTGCGGTGGCGTTCCGAGCACGACCGGGAACTGCTGTGGACGATCGACCCCACGCACCCGATCGCGCAGGGCGTGCCGCACCCGTTGATCATCGAGGAGGACGAGATGTACGGGGAGTTCTTCGACATCCCCGCCCCCGACGAGATCGTCTTCATCTCCTCCTTCACCGGCGGCGAGGTGTTCCGCTCGGGCATCACGTTCAAGCGCGGGTTCGGGAAGATCTTCTACTTCCGTCCCGGTGACCAGGACTTCCCGACGTACTTCCACGAGGGGGTCCGCAAGGTGATCTCCAACGCGGTCGAGTGGGCCGTCACGGTTCGCCCCGAGCGGACCGATCCGGTGCTGCTGCGCTACGACACCGAGGACTTCTACAACGGCCAGGGCTACCAGGGCGCCCTCGACCCGGAGAAGCAGCAGTGA